A single genomic interval of Chroicocephalus ridibundus chromosome 23, bChrRid1.1, whole genome shotgun sequence harbors:
- the LOC134526727 gene encoding actin filament-associated protein 1-like isoform X3 has translation MSRQRDLDKLLSDLRSFLLILDRESLSAAARAKKKSVADLLSRLQSPSSEDAEYMIMRCLSPSPGIPPARGTRTVAAMGGKVGECHPSSTPSPHGGSKAMGISPSPPADDSYEDAEPLGSGRCASSGGADTDSSHYESYGEDEDGVTDRAHYLRRPPAPGPDAEPPGRPEAQLCGFLWRKRWLGQWAKQLFIVREHTLLCFRCAADPQPVLELDLRGCRVACKAKRGKKMPHTLKVTGTAGEVLVIGFQSRQQAEDWRKVIEEVSSDAPSGLAAISVPASPSSRLGRAAQLGEEEEKEDCSRRSPARSPRPGEDAKGGAVRGDGARGCPRNPLPLLTAGGGPAGFLAVRLRGRWQRLWCAVRQGALRMFPEPGGAQRPVCALRLEGCEVSPGAAAGSPQHLRIRIAQRGRELALLQVSNRRGTPASLAGGGPADPGPPAPCQARSDEEREAWLKTLRARGGEEPAGDTPHTETPRLGDGSSCPAAGGLLLRRVPTPNAYMDDPFGQLPPAEAPKHLYSNVERLQQLQQSLDRVVQGQRKRPVSALPTGACSISPGSALPSRAASAAALRGRAASPQQTKMSPELQNRDLSRSQRTLTLPERKGARDGLDILIGKRAFPKLEEKVGQLERACRVKGRLKAGSEMNLLAIGKSLKGHIAATASSAGSEQGSFLTPLLKRTASAKSALKPSPSPVIIEKGQVLQKRKEWEMKSAM, from the exons ATGTCCCGGCAGAGAG ACCTGGACAAGCTGCTGTCGGACCTGCGGTCCTTCCTGCTCATCCTGGACCGGGAAAGCCTCAGCGCCGCAGCTCGGGCCAAGAAGAAGTCGGTGGCCGATCTCCTCTCCCGGCTGCAGAGCCCCTCGT CAGAGGATGCAGAGTACATGATCATGCGCTGCCTCTCGCCTTCCCCGGGGATCCCGCCGGCACGGG GAACCAGGACGGTCGCTGCGATGGGAGGGAAAGTCGGCGAGTGCCACCCGTCCAGCACCCCGAGCCCGCACGGAGGG AGCAAGGCGATGGGCATCTCGCCGTCCCCACCAGCCGACGACTCCTATGAAGATGCCGAACCCCTCGGCTCCGGCAGATGCGCCAGCTCCG GCGGTGCCGACACTGACAGCAGCCACTACGAGTCGTACGGGGAGGATGAGGACGGCGTGACGGACCGTGCCCATTACCTGCGGCgacccccggcccccggccccgacGCCGAGCCCCCCGGTCGCCCCGAAGCCCAGCTCTGCGGCTTCCTCTGGAGGAAGCGCTGGCTGGGACAGTGGGCGAAGCAGCTCTTCATCGTCCGGGAGCACACGCTGCTG TGCTTCAGGTGTGCCGCCGACCCGCAGCCCGTGCTGGAGCTGGACCTGCGGGGCTGCCGCGTCGCCTGCAAAGCCAAGCGTGGCAAGAAGATGCCGCACACCCTGAAGGTGACGGGGACGGCGGGCGAGGTGCTGGTCATCGGCTTCCAGAGCCGGCAGCAggctgaggactggaggaag GTGATCGAAGAGGTCAGCAGCGATGCCCCGAGCGGGCTGGCAGCCATCAGCGTCCCAGCGTCGCCCTCCTCGAGGCTCGGCAGG GCTGCCCAGCTtggcgaggaagaggagaaggaggattgCTCCCGGCggagccctgcccgcagcccacGGCCCGGAGAGGATGCTAAAGGAGGTGCGGTGCGTGGTGACGGGGCGAGGGGGTGTCCCCGCAACCCCCTGCCGCTGCTGACGGCGGGGGGTGGACCCGCAGGTTTCCTGGCGGTGCGGCTGCGTGGGCGCTGGCAGCGGCTGTGGTGCGCGGTGCGGCAGGGAGCCCTGCGCATGTTCCCCGAGCCCGGCGGCGCCCAGCGCCCCGTCTGCGCCCTGCGGCTGGAGGGCTGCGAGGTCtccccgggggcggccgccggctccccccagcacctccgTATCCGCATCGCCCAGCGGGGACGGGAGCTCGCCCTGCTGCAGGTGAGCAACCGCCGCGGCACCCCCGCGTCCCTCGCTGGGGGGGGACCCGCTGATCCcggaccccctgccccatgccaggcccgTTCAGACGAGGAGAGGGAAGCTTGGCTGAAGACCCTGCGggccaggggaggagaggagccggCCGGTGACACCCCCCACACCGAGACCCCCAGGCTGGGCgatggcagcagctgccctgctgcGGG GGGGCTGCTGCTTCGCCGTGTCCCGACCCCCAACGCCTACATGGACGACCCCTTTGGGCAGCTCCCGCCAGCCGAGGCCCCCAAGCACCTCTACTCCAACGTGGAGCGGCTGCAGCAGCTG CAGCAGAGCTTGGACCGAGTGGTGCAAGGGCAGCGCAAGAGACCCGTATCTGCGCTGCCCACCGGTGCCTGCAGCATCTCCCCGGGCAGCGCCCTGCCCTCGCGGGCAG catcAGCGGCAGCTCTCCgaggcagggctgccagcccacAGCAGACGAAGATGAGCCCTGAGCTCCAGAACAGGGATCTCTCACGATCCCAGCGCACCCTGACACTGCCGGAGAGGAAAGGGGCTCGGGACGGGCTGGATATCCTCATCG GGAAGAGAGCCTTCCccaagctggaggagaaggtggggcAGCTGGAGAGGGCCTGCCGCGTGAAGGGCAGGCTGAAAGCCGGCTCTGAGATGAACCTACTGGCCATCGGCAAGTCGCTCAAGGGCCACATCGCCGCCACCGCCAGCTCGGCTGGCTCCGAG CAAGGCTCGTTCCTCACGCCGCTGTTAAAGCGCACCGCGTCGGCGAAGAGCGCCCTGAAGCCATCTCCTTCCCCGGTCATCATCGAGAAGGGACAAGTGCTGCAAAAAAGAAAG GAGTGGGAGATGAAATCTGCAATGTGA
- the LOC134526727 gene encoding actin filament-associated protein 1-like 2 isoform X7: MSRQRDLDKLLSDLRSFLLILDRESLSAAARAKKKSVADLLSRLQSPSSEDAEYMIMRCLSPSPGIPPARGTRTVAAMGGKVGECHPSSTPSPHGGSKAMGISPSPPADDSYEDAEPLGSGRCASSGGADTDSSHYESYGEDEDGVTDRAHYLRRPPAPGPDAEPPGRPEAQLCGFLWRKRWLGQWAKQLFIVREHTLLCFRCAADPQPVLELDLRGCRVACKAKRGKKMPHTLKVTGTAGEVLVIGFQSRQQAEDWRKVIEEVSSDAPSGLAAISVPASPSSRLGRGSLALHSQAAQLGEEEEKEDCSRRSPARSPRPGEDAKGGFLAVRLRGRWQRLWCAVRQGALRMFPEPGGAQRPVCALRLEGCEVSPGAAAGSPQHLRIRIAQRGRELALLQARSDEEREAWLKTLRARGGEEPAGDTPHTETPRLGDGSSCPAAGGLLLRRVPTPNAYMDDPFGQLPPAEAPKHLYSNVERLQQLQQSLDRVVQGQRKRPVSALPTGACSISPGSALPSRAASAAALRGRAASPQQTKMSPELQNRDLSRSQRTLTLPERKGARDGLDILIGKRAFPKLEEKVGQLERACRVKGRLKAGSEMNLLAIGKSLKGHIAATASSAGSEQGSFLTPLLKRTASAKSALKPSPSPVIIEKGQVLQKRKEWEMKSAM, from the exons ATGTCCCGGCAGAGAG ACCTGGACAAGCTGCTGTCGGACCTGCGGTCCTTCCTGCTCATCCTGGACCGGGAAAGCCTCAGCGCCGCAGCTCGGGCCAAGAAGAAGTCGGTGGCCGATCTCCTCTCCCGGCTGCAGAGCCCCTCGT CAGAGGATGCAGAGTACATGATCATGCGCTGCCTCTCGCCTTCCCCGGGGATCCCGCCGGCACGGG GAACCAGGACGGTCGCTGCGATGGGAGGGAAAGTCGGCGAGTGCCACCCGTCCAGCACCCCGAGCCCGCACGGAGGG AGCAAGGCGATGGGCATCTCGCCGTCCCCACCAGCCGACGACTCCTATGAAGATGCCGAACCCCTCGGCTCCGGCAGATGCGCCAGCTCCG GCGGTGCCGACACTGACAGCAGCCACTACGAGTCGTACGGGGAGGATGAGGACGGCGTGACGGACCGTGCCCATTACCTGCGGCgacccccggcccccggccccgacGCCGAGCCCCCCGGTCGCCCCGAAGCCCAGCTCTGCGGCTTCCTCTGGAGGAAGCGCTGGCTGGGACAGTGGGCGAAGCAGCTCTTCATCGTCCGGGAGCACACGCTGCTG TGCTTCAGGTGTGCCGCCGACCCGCAGCCCGTGCTGGAGCTGGACCTGCGGGGCTGCCGCGTCGCCTGCAAAGCCAAGCGTGGCAAGAAGATGCCGCACACCCTGAAGGTGACGGGGACGGCGGGCGAGGTGCTGGTCATCGGCTTCCAGAGCCGGCAGCAggctgaggactggaggaag GTGATCGAAGAGGTCAGCAGCGATGCCCCGAGCGGGCTGGCAGCCATCAGCGTCCCAGCGTCGCCCTCCTCGAGGCTCGGCAGG GGCTCTCTTGCTCTCCATTCTCAGGCTGCCCAGCTtggcgaggaagaggagaaggaggattgCTCCCGGCggagccctgcccgcagcccacGGCCCGGAGAGGATGCTAAAGGAG GTTTCCTGGCGGTGCGGCTGCGTGGGCGCTGGCAGCGGCTGTGGTGCGCGGTGCGGCAGGGAGCCCTGCGCATGTTCCCCGAGCCCGGCGGCGCCCAGCGCCCCGTCTGCGCCCTGCGGCTGGAGGGCTGCGAGGTCtccccgggggcggccgccggctccccccagcacctccgTATCCGCATCGCCCAGCGGGGACGGGAGCTCGCCCTGCTGCAG gcccgTTCAGACGAGGAGAGGGAAGCTTGGCTGAAGACCCTGCGggccaggggaggagaggagccggCCGGTGACACCCCCCACACCGAGACCCCCAGGCTGGGCgatggcagcagctgccctgctgcGGG GGGGCTGCTGCTTCGCCGTGTCCCGACCCCCAACGCCTACATGGACGACCCCTTTGGGCAGCTCCCGCCAGCCGAGGCCCCCAAGCACCTCTACTCCAACGTGGAGCGGCTGCAGCAGCTG CAGCAGAGCTTGGACCGAGTGGTGCAAGGGCAGCGCAAGAGACCCGTATCTGCGCTGCCCACCGGTGCCTGCAGCATCTCCCCGGGCAGCGCCCTGCCCTCGCGGGCAG catcAGCGGCAGCTCTCCgaggcagggctgccagcccacAGCAGACGAAGATGAGCCCTGAGCTCCAGAACAGGGATCTCTCACGATCCCAGCGCACCCTGACACTGCCGGAGAGGAAAGGGGCTCGGGACGGGCTGGATATCCTCATCG GGAAGAGAGCCTTCCccaagctggaggagaaggtggggcAGCTGGAGAGGGCCTGCCGCGTGAAGGGCAGGCTGAAAGCCGGCTCTGAGATGAACCTACTGGCCATCGGCAAGTCGCTCAAGGGCCACATCGCCGCCACCGCCAGCTCGGCTGGCTCCGAG CAAGGCTCGTTCCTCACGCCGCTGTTAAAGCGCACCGCGTCGGCGAAGAGCGCCCTGAAGCCATCTCCTTCCCCGGTCATCATCGAGAAGGGACAAGTGCTGCAAAAAAGAAAG GAGTGGGAGATGAAATCTGCAATGTGA
- the LOC134526727 gene encoding actin filament-associated protein 1-like 2 isoform X5: MSRQRDLDKLLSDLRSFLLILDRESLSAAARAKKKSVADLLSRLQSPSSEDAEYMIMRCLSPSPGIPPARGTRTVAAMGGKVGECHPSSTPSPHGGSKAMGISPSPPADDSYEDAEPLGSGRCASSGGADTDSSHYESYGEDEDGVTDRAHYLRRPPAPGPDAEPPGRPEAQLCGFLWRKRWLGQWAKQLFIVREHTLLCFRCAADPQPVLELDLRGCRVACKAKRGKKMPHTLKVTGTAGEVLVIGFQSRQQAEDWRKVIEEVSSDAPSGLAAISVPASPSSRLGRGSLALHSQAAQLGEEEEKEDCSRRSPARSPRPGEDAKGGFLAVRLRGRWQRLWCAVRQGALRMFPEPGGAQRPVCALRLEGCEVSPGAAAGSPQHLRIRIAQRGRELALLQVSNRRGTPASLAGGGPADPGPPAPCQARSDEEREAWLKTLRARGGEEPAGDTPHTETPRLGDGSSCPAAGGLLLRRVPTPNAYMDDPFGQLPPAEAPKHLYSNVERLQQLQQSLDRVVQGQRKRPVSALPTGACSISPGSALPSRAASAAALRGRAASPQQTKMSPELQNRDLSRSQRTLTLPERKGARDGLDILIGKRAFPKLEEKVGQLERACRVKGRLKAGSEMNLLAIGKSLKGHIAATASSAGSEQGSFLTPLLKRTASAKSALKPSPSPVIIEKGQVLQKRKEWEMKSAM; the protein is encoded by the exons ATGTCCCGGCAGAGAG ACCTGGACAAGCTGCTGTCGGACCTGCGGTCCTTCCTGCTCATCCTGGACCGGGAAAGCCTCAGCGCCGCAGCTCGGGCCAAGAAGAAGTCGGTGGCCGATCTCCTCTCCCGGCTGCAGAGCCCCTCGT CAGAGGATGCAGAGTACATGATCATGCGCTGCCTCTCGCCTTCCCCGGGGATCCCGCCGGCACGGG GAACCAGGACGGTCGCTGCGATGGGAGGGAAAGTCGGCGAGTGCCACCCGTCCAGCACCCCGAGCCCGCACGGAGGG AGCAAGGCGATGGGCATCTCGCCGTCCCCACCAGCCGACGACTCCTATGAAGATGCCGAACCCCTCGGCTCCGGCAGATGCGCCAGCTCCG GCGGTGCCGACACTGACAGCAGCCACTACGAGTCGTACGGGGAGGATGAGGACGGCGTGACGGACCGTGCCCATTACCTGCGGCgacccccggcccccggccccgacGCCGAGCCCCCCGGTCGCCCCGAAGCCCAGCTCTGCGGCTTCCTCTGGAGGAAGCGCTGGCTGGGACAGTGGGCGAAGCAGCTCTTCATCGTCCGGGAGCACACGCTGCTG TGCTTCAGGTGTGCCGCCGACCCGCAGCCCGTGCTGGAGCTGGACCTGCGGGGCTGCCGCGTCGCCTGCAAAGCCAAGCGTGGCAAGAAGATGCCGCACACCCTGAAGGTGACGGGGACGGCGGGCGAGGTGCTGGTCATCGGCTTCCAGAGCCGGCAGCAggctgaggactggaggaag GTGATCGAAGAGGTCAGCAGCGATGCCCCGAGCGGGCTGGCAGCCATCAGCGTCCCAGCGTCGCCCTCCTCGAGGCTCGGCAGG GGCTCTCTTGCTCTCCATTCTCAGGCTGCCCAGCTtggcgaggaagaggagaaggaggattgCTCCCGGCggagccctgcccgcagcccacGGCCCGGAGAGGATGCTAAAGGAG GTTTCCTGGCGGTGCGGCTGCGTGGGCGCTGGCAGCGGCTGTGGTGCGCGGTGCGGCAGGGAGCCCTGCGCATGTTCCCCGAGCCCGGCGGCGCCCAGCGCCCCGTCTGCGCCCTGCGGCTGGAGGGCTGCGAGGTCtccccgggggcggccgccggctccccccagcacctccgTATCCGCATCGCCCAGCGGGGACGGGAGCTCGCCCTGCTGCAGGTGAGCAACCGCCGCGGCACCCCCGCGTCCCTCGCTGGGGGGGGACCCGCTGATCCcggaccccctgccccatgccaggcccgTTCAGACGAGGAGAGGGAAGCTTGGCTGAAGACCCTGCGggccaggggaggagaggagccggCCGGTGACACCCCCCACACCGAGACCCCCAGGCTGGGCgatggcagcagctgccctgctgcGGG GGGGCTGCTGCTTCGCCGTGTCCCGACCCCCAACGCCTACATGGACGACCCCTTTGGGCAGCTCCCGCCAGCCGAGGCCCCCAAGCACCTCTACTCCAACGTGGAGCGGCTGCAGCAGCTG CAGCAGAGCTTGGACCGAGTGGTGCAAGGGCAGCGCAAGAGACCCGTATCTGCGCTGCCCACCGGTGCCTGCAGCATCTCCCCGGGCAGCGCCCTGCCCTCGCGGGCAG catcAGCGGCAGCTCTCCgaggcagggctgccagcccacAGCAGACGAAGATGAGCCCTGAGCTCCAGAACAGGGATCTCTCACGATCCCAGCGCACCCTGACACTGCCGGAGAGGAAAGGGGCTCGGGACGGGCTGGATATCCTCATCG GGAAGAGAGCCTTCCccaagctggaggagaaggtggggcAGCTGGAGAGGGCCTGCCGCGTGAAGGGCAGGCTGAAAGCCGGCTCTGAGATGAACCTACTGGCCATCGGCAAGTCGCTCAAGGGCCACATCGCCGCCACCGCCAGCTCGGCTGGCTCCGAG CAAGGCTCGTTCCTCACGCCGCTGTTAAAGCGCACCGCGTCGGCGAAGAGCGCCCTGAAGCCATCTCCTTCCCCGGTCATCATCGAGAAGGGACAAGTGCTGCAAAAAAGAAAG GAGTGGGAGATGAAATCTGCAATGTGA
- the LOC134526727 gene encoding actin filament-associated protein 1-like isoform X2 gives MSRQRDLDKLLSDLRSFLLILDRESLSAAARAKKKSVADLLSRLQSPSSEDAEYMIMRCLSPSPGIPPARGTRTVAAMGGKVGECHPSSTPSPHGGSKAMGISPSPPADDSYEDAEPLGSGRCASSGGADTDSSHYESYGEDEDGVTDRAHYLRRPPAPGPDAEPPGRPEAQLCGFLWRKRWLGQWAKQLFIVREHTLLCFRCAADPQPVLELDLRGCRVACKAKRGKKMPHTLKVTGTAGEVLVIGFQSRQQAEDWRKVIEEVSSDAPSGLAAISVPASPSSRLGRGSLALHSQAAQLGEEEEKEDCSRRSPARSPRPGEDAKGGAVRGDGARGCPRNPLPLLTAGGGPAGFLAVRLRGRWQRLWCAVRQGALRMFPEPGGAQRPVCALRLEGCEVSPGAAAGSPQHLRIRIAQRGRELALLQVSNRRGTPASLAGGGPADPGPPAPCQARSDEEREAWLKTLRARGGEEPAGDTPHTETPRLGDGSSCPAAGGLLLRRVPTPNAYMDDPFGQLPPAEAPKHLYSNVERLQQLQSLDRVVQGQRKRPVSALPTGACSISPGSALPSRAASAAALRGRAASPQQTKMSPELQNRDLSRSQRTLTLPERKGARDGLDILIGKRAFPKLEEKVGQLERACRVKGRLKAGSEMNLLAIGKSLKGHIAATASSAGSEQGSFLTPLLKRTASAKSALKPSPSPVIIEKGQVLQKRKEWEMKSAM, from the exons ATGTCCCGGCAGAGAG ACCTGGACAAGCTGCTGTCGGACCTGCGGTCCTTCCTGCTCATCCTGGACCGGGAAAGCCTCAGCGCCGCAGCTCGGGCCAAGAAGAAGTCGGTGGCCGATCTCCTCTCCCGGCTGCAGAGCCCCTCGT CAGAGGATGCAGAGTACATGATCATGCGCTGCCTCTCGCCTTCCCCGGGGATCCCGCCGGCACGGG GAACCAGGACGGTCGCTGCGATGGGAGGGAAAGTCGGCGAGTGCCACCCGTCCAGCACCCCGAGCCCGCACGGAGGG AGCAAGGCGATGGGCATCTCGCCGTCCCCACCAGCCGACGACTCCTATGAAGATGCCGAACCCCTCGGCTCCGGCAGATGCGCCAGCTCCG GCGGTGCCGACACTGACAGCAGCCACTACGAGTCGTACGGGGAGGATGAGGACGGCGTGACGGACCGTGCCCATTACCTGCGGCgacccccggcccccggccccgacGCCGAGCCCCCCGGTCGCCCCGAAGCCCAGCTCTGCGGCTTCCTCTGGAGGAAGCGCTGGCTGGGACAGTGGGCGAAGCAGCTCTTCATCGTCCGGGAGCACACGCTGCTG TGCTTCAGGTGTGCCGCCGACCCGCAGCCCGTGCTGGAGCTGGACCTGCGGGGCTGCCGCGTCGCCTGCAAAGCCAAGCGTGGCAAGAAGATGCCGCACACCCTGAAGGTGACGGGGACGGCGGGCGAGGTGCTGGTCATCGGCTTCCAGAGCCGGCAGCAggctgaggactggaggaag GTGATCGAAGAGGTCAGCAGCGATGCCCCGAGCGGGCTGGCAGCCATCAGCGTCCCAGCGTCGCCCTCCTCGAGGCTCGGCAGG GGCTCTCTTGCTCTCCATTCTCAGGCTGCCCAGCTtggcgaggaagaggagaaggaggattgCTCCCGGCggagccctgcccgcagcccacGGCCCGGAGAGGATGCTAAAGGAGGTGCGGTGCGTGGTGACGGGGCGAGGGGGTGTCCCCGCAACCCCCTGCCGCTGCTGACGGCGGGGGGTGGACCCGCAGGTTTCCTGGCGGTGCGGCTGCGTGGGCGCTGGCAGCGGCTGTGGTGCGCGGTGCGGCAGGGAGCCCTGCGCATGTTCCCCGAGCCCGGCGGCGCCCAGCGCCCCGTCTGCGCCCTGCGGCTGGAGGGCTGCGAGGTCtccccgggggcggccgccggctccccccagcacctccgTATCCGCATCGCCCAGCGGGGACGGGAGCTCGCCCTGCTGCAGGTGAGCAACCGCCGCGGCACCCCCGCGTCCCTCGCTGGGGGGGGACCCGCTGATCCcggaccccctgccccatgccaggcccgTTCAGACGAGGAGAGGGAAGCTTGGCTGAAGACCCTGCGggccaggggaggagaggagccggCCGGTGACACCCCCCACACCGAGACCCCCAGGCTGGGCgatggcagcagctgccctgctgcGGG GGGGCTGCTGCTTCGCCGTGTCCCGACCCCCAACGCCTACATGGACGACCCCTTTGGGCAGCTCCCGCCAGCCGAGGCCCCCAAGCACCTCTACTCCAACGTGGAGCGGCTGCAGCAGCTG CAGAGCTTGGACCGAGTGGTGCAAGGGCAGCGCAAGAGACCCGTATCTGCGCTGCCCACCGGTGCCTGCAGCATCTCCCCGGGCAGCGCCCTGCCCTCGCGGGCAG catcAGCGGCAGCTCTCCgaggcagggctgccagcccacAGCAGACGAAGATGAGCCCTGAGCTCCAGAACAGGGATCTCTCACGATCCCAGCGCACCCTGACACTGCCGGAGAGGAAAGGGGCTCGGGACGGGCTGGATATCCTCATCG GGAAGAGAGCCTTCCccaagctggaggagaaggtggggcAGCTGGAGAGGGCCTGCCGCGTGAAGGGCAGGCTGAAAGCCGGCTCTGAGATGAACCTACTGGCCATCGGCAAGTCGCTCAAGGGCCACATCGCCGCCACCGCCAGCTCGGCTGGCTCCGAG CAAGGCTCGTTCCTCACGCCGCTGTTAAAGCGCACCGCGTCGGCGAAGAGCGCCCTGAAGCCATCTCCTTCCCCGGTCATCATCGAGAAGGGACAAGTGCTGCAAAAAAGAAAG GAGTGGGAGATGAAATCTGCAATGTGA
- the LOC134526727 gene encoding actin filament-associated protein 1-like isoform X1, with the protein MSRQRDLDKLLSDLRSFLLILDRESLSAAARAKKKSVADLLSRLQSPSSEDAEYMIMRCLSPSPGIPPARGTRTVAAMGGKVGECHPSSTPSPHGGSKAMGISPSPPADDSYEDAEPLGSGRCASSGGADTDSSHYESYGEDEDGVTDRAHYLRRPPAPGPDAEPPGRPEAQLCGFLWRKRWLGQWAKQLFIVREHTLLCFRCAADPQPVLELDLRGCRVACKAKRGKKMPHTLKVTGTAGEVLVIGFQSRQQAEDWRKVIEEVSSDAPSGLAAISVPASPSSRLGRGSLALHSQAAQLGEEEEKEDCSRRSPARSPRPGEDAKGGAVRGDGARGCPRNPLPLLTAGGGPAGFLAVRLRGRWQRLWCAVRQGALRMFPEPGGAQRPVCALRLEGCEVSPGAAAGSPQHLRIRIAQRGRELALLQVSNRRGTPASLAGGGPADPGPPAPCQARSDEEREAWLKTLRARGGEEPAGDTPHTETPRLGDGSSCPAAGGLLLRRVPTPNAYMDDPFGQLPPAEAPKHLYSNVERLQQLQQSLDRVVQGQRKRPVSALPTGACSISPGSALPSRAASAAALRGRAASPQQTKMSPELQNRDLSRSQRTLTLPERKGARDGLDILIGKRAFPKLEEKVGQLERACRVKGRLKAGSEMNLLAIGKSLKGHIAATASSAGSEQGSFLTPLLKRTASAKSALKPSPSPVIIEKGQVLQKRKEWEMKSAM; encoded by the exons ATGTCCCGGCAGAGAG ACCTGGACAAGCTGCTGTCGGACCTGCGGTCCTTCCTGCTCATCCTGGACCGGGAAAGCCTCAGCGCCGCAGCTCGGGCCAAGAAGAAGTCGGTGGCCGATCTCCTCTCCCGGCTGCAGAGCCCCTCGT CAGAGGATGCAGAGTACATGATCATGCGCTGCCTCTCGCCTTCCCCGGGGATCCCGCCGGCACGGG GAACCAGGACGGTCGCTGCGATGGGAGGGAAAGTCGGCGAGTGCCACCCGTCCAGCACCCCGAGCCCGCACGGAGGG AGCAAGGCGATGGGCATCTCGCCGTCCCCACCAGCCGACGACTCCTATGAAGATGCCGAACCCCTCGGCTCCGGCAGATGCGCCAGCTCCG GCGGTGCCGACACTGACAGCAGCCACTACGAGTCGTACGGGGAGGATGAGGACGGCGTGACGGACCGTGCCCATTACCTGCGGCgacccccggcccccggccccgacGCCGAGCCCCCCGGTCGCCCCGAAGCCCAGCTCTGCGGCTTCCTCTGGAGGAAGCGCTGGCTGGGACAGTGGGCGAAGCAGCTCTTCATCGTCCGGGAGCACACGCTGCTG TGCTTCAGGTGTGCCGCCGACCCGCAGCCCGTGCTGGAGCTGGACCTGCGGGGCTGCCGCGTCGCCTGCAAAGCCAAGCGTGGCAAGAAGATGCCGCACACCCTGAAGGTGACGGGGACGGCGGGCGAGGTGCTGGTCATCGGCTTCCAGAGCCGGCAGCAggctgaggactggaggaag GTGATCGAAGAGGTCAGCAGCGATGCCCCGAGCGGGCTGGCAGCCATCAGCGTCCCAGCGTCGCCCTCCTCGAGGCTCGGCAGG GGCTCTCTTGCTCTCCATTCTCAGGCTGCCCAGCTtggcgaggaagaggagaaggaggattgCTCCCGGCggagccctgcccgcagcccacGGCCCGGAGAGGATGCTAAAGGAGGTGCGGTGCGTGGTGACGGGGCGAGGGGGTGTCCCCGCAACCCCCTGCCGCTGCTGACGGCGGGGGGTGGACCCGCAGGTTTCCTGGCGGTGCGGCTGCGTGGGCGCTGGCAGCGGCTGTGGTGCGCGGTGCGGCAGGGAGCCCTGCGCATGTTCCCCGAGCCCGGCGGCGCCCAGCGCCCCGTCTGCGCCCTGCGGCTGGAGGGCTGCGAGGTCtccccgggggcggccgccggctccccccagcacctccgTATCCGCATCGCCCAGCGGGGACGGGAGCTCGCCCTGCTGCAGGTGAGCAACCGCCGCGGCACCCCCGCGTCCCTCGCTGGGGGGGGACCCGCTGATCCcggaccccctgccccatgccaggcccgTTCAGACGAGGAGAGGGAAGCTTGGCTGAAGACCCTGCGggccaggggaggagaggagccggCCGGTGACACCCCCCACACCGAGACCCCCAGGCTGGGCgatggcagcagctgccctgctgcGGG GGGGCTGCTGCTTCGCCGTGTCCCGACCCCCAACGCCTACATGGACGACCCCTTTGGGCAGCTCCCGCCAGCCGAGGCCCCCAAGCACCTCTACTCCAACGTGGAGCGGCTGCAGCAGCTG CAGCAGAGCTTGGACCGAGTGGTGCAAGGGCAGCGCAAGAGACCCGTATCTGCGCTGCCCACCGGTGCCTGCAGCATCTCCCCGGGCAGCGCCCTGCCCTCGCGGGCAG catcAGCGGCAGCTCTCCgaggcagggctgccagcccacAGCAGACGAAGATGAGCCCTGAGCTCCAGAACAGGGATCTCTCACGATCCCAGCGCACCCTGACACTGCCGGAGAGGAAAGGGGCTCGGGACGGGCTGGATATCCTCATCG GGAAGAGAGCCTTCCccaagctggaggagaaggtggggcAGCTGGAGAGGGCCTGCCGCGTGAAGGGCAGGCTGAAAGCCGGCTCTGAGATGAACCTACTGGCCATCGGCAAGTCGCTCAAGGGCCACATCGCCGCCACCGCCAGCTCGGCTGGCTCCGAG CAAGGCTCGTTCCTCACGCCGCTGTTAAAGCGCACCGCGTCGGCGAAGAGCGCCCTGAAGCCATCTCCTTCCCCGGTCATCATCGAGAAGGGACAAGTGCTGCAAAAAAGAAAG GAGTGGGAGATGAAATCTGCAATGTGA